The genomic region GAAGAGATCGCGGGCAAACCACTCTATCGTGGCGCGTGGAAAGCGCGCCAGCGGTGTCTTGTTCCAGCCACGGGTTTCTTCGAGTGGCGCGGCGCTGTCGGCGACAAGCAGCCGATCAACTTCCGCGTGAAGGACCAAGAAATCTTCGGCCTGGCGGGTATCTACGACCGCTGGATCGATCCTACGACCGATCAGGTCATCTGGTCATGTGCGATCCTGACGACGGCGCCGAACGATCTTGTCTCCCATATCCACAACCGCATGCCCGTGATTGTTCATCGCGACGACGAAGCCGATTGGCTCAGTTCCTCCACCACGGCTGATCAGGCGCTCTCAATCTGTCGCCAATACGCCGCCGACGCCATGTACGGATTCTTGGTGGATCGGCGCATGGGGAATTCGAAGTGGAACACGGACGAGTGCATCGTGAGCGTGGGAGAATTGTGAACGGACGACGCTCCTCTGCCGATGGCGGTGAAATTCATTAAGATTATTT from Capsulimonas corticalis harbors:
- a CDS encoding SOS response-associated peptidase; protein product: MCNRFNISVSAQEVADFFGIQLTLGDAANSMPNYNVAPTQTIATVVEHNGERVLDAMRRGFIPSWAKMQSKILATNAISEEIAGKPLYRGAWKARQRCLVPATGFFEWRGAVGDKQPINFRVKDQEIFGLAGIYDRWIDPTTDQVIWSCAILTTAPNDLVSHIHNRMPVIVHRDDEADWLSSSTTADQALSICRQYAADAMYGFLVDRRMGNSKWNTDECIVSVGEL